TGAGCGCTTTTACCACGGGTTCGCTATTAACGCCCCTGAACCCGCCCGCTGCTATGGCCGCCCCTACCAGCCCGCCAATAAGCGTATGGGAAGAACTGGAAGGTATCCCATAATGCCAGGTGAGCAGGTTCCAGGAAATGGCCGCAATGGTGGCCGCCAGAATTAGATGGTAATTTATAAGATGAGATGATACTATCCCCGCAATGGTGCCAGCCACTTTGTGTTCCCGGAAAACGAAAAAAGCAATAAAATTGAATGCAGCTGCCCATATTACGGCCTGAAAACGGGTAAGCACTTTGGTGGAGACTATCGTTGCAATCGAATTGGCGGCGTCATGAAAGCCATTCGTAAAATCAAAAATCAGCGCCAGCCCTACAATAATGATTAGTAGTACCATAGTCCGTAAATGATTGCTTGCAACAAATATGATTAAAATCGCGATCCGGTTTGCCCGGTAACAATAAAATAATCAGACCACGATCATTAAACCGCCATTAAAATGGGACAGGATATCTCAGATATTTGGTCTAACTATGCCAAAAATTAAGGCCTTTACGGTAATACCAGCCTATGCAACCCTGCGTCCTGGAATCGAGCCATAAAAAGATTGGTCTTGAATGCATCACCTCCACATCGCTTACGCAGCTGAATAGCTCTACATATACAAGCTTCATTAAAATCTTATCCCTGGCTGAAAACGCATCCCTCACGATCGATTATAATTAATTTACTACGGCAACAAACAGCCTGTTCTATATTAACAGCAACCAGCATTTTCAAATCCATAGTGTAGTGGCAGACTCCGGGGTTATGATTTTTTACAACTGGGATTTCTACTGCGTACAGATCCACGACAATGAGGTTTCCTTCATTGAAGAAGCTGAAAAAACAATAACCCAGGATGGCATCTCTGTAAAGATCCATATTGTAAAACCTGTTGGCGCTAAAAAAGATCTTCCTGTATTTATGTTCTTCCATGGTGGCGGCTGGGTGCTGGGCGACAATCCTACACACCGTCGTTTTGTGCGGGACCTCGTTGTTGAAAGCGGCTTGGTGGCTGTATTCCCCGACTATACGCCTTCACCCGAAGCACACTTCCCGGTTGCTATTAACCAGGCTTATGCGGCCACCCAATGGGTATCGTTGCATGGTGATGAAATAGGTGTGAATGGGAAAAAACCGGCAGTTGCCGGTAACAGTGTGGGTGGCAATATGACCACTGTAGTTGCCCTGATGGCTAAAGAGAAAAAAGGTCCGGAAATAAAACAACAGGTATTGTTCTGGCCGGTAACCGACGCCAGCTTTGAAACCGGTTCTTACTGAACCCGCTCGCCAAATTACCCCTCAACCAGGTCATCGATGCTGCAAGCCGCTGCTGAATTAAAGAACGCGCTTAAATAGTTTGTTTAGGGAACGAAAATAAAGGGACCAGCTGCGAAGTTGGTCCCTTTATTTTAATAGTGGGTATGGTTAACCACACTGTTCTTTAAATACAAAAGATCCTTCTTTTCATCTTTATTGGAATAATGCGCCTGTTTAGCGCCATATACCCGAAGATATCCCTGGCTTAATGTAATTACTTCCTCGGCGCCCTTTCCCATAAAATCGAACATATGATATACCGGATCGGGAAAATATAGTTCCCCTTTTCCCTGGTCATTGATCTTAAACTTATACCAGAACAATTGCTCCTTATTCCTTCCATCCCAATTACCTTTTACAAAATCAGGGTTGCCATTTAATGGGGCGCCAGGCCATTTGAACAGCATATTCCCTTTGTTATCGAACCAAAATAACTGGCTGAATAAATAAGGCTCATTGATCTTACGATTGCCATACGTTCTGCCGCCTACTACCACTTGCGGACCACTGACAGCTTTTAAAAAATTCCCCACTTGTATTTGCTGGCTATGTTCGGTTAAACTGTAACCGTTTGACAAAAAAATGGGTCCCCCGAAACCGGGAGACCCATGCTTATTTTAAACAATTACAATTTATTTATCCTTCTGCACTTTCATTCTCTTGTGGAAATCACCGCTTGAAATATCGAGGATGTACAAACCTTTTGGCAGTCTGCTTCCATCGAGGGTATATGTACCCAGGCGATTATTTACGTTGTAGTGCAGGATCTGTTTACCTGAGAAATCATACACCGTTACTGTATGCGTGCTGTATTTTTCAGGCACGGTGTAATGCAAACTTGTAGTGAACGGATTGGGGAATGCCTCCTTCTCCGTAGGTGTTGCAATAATGCTTTGTGCAGCGAGTACTCTTGCACCGCTTACAATTGCAAAATTGAATTTCTCCCAGCCTGATGCAGTTGGGCGATTGCAGGTCATGGCCTCTTCGCCATTTTCAGAACTTACGAAGAAACCATTGTTACCACGCAGTGAAATGCTTCCATCTGTATTCACGATCCAGTCAAAAGCTTCCCAACCTTGTGGCGCAGGGCGGTTACAAGTGATGGCTTTGGTGCCGTTTTCTGATGACACGTATTGGCCCATGCTGCGCAGGTTCACTTTTCCGTTACCGGCATCCAATACAGTAAACTGCTCCCATGCCTGTGGTGCAGTTCTGGTACAGGTCATGGCCTTGGCGCCATTTTCACCACTTACATAGAACCCATTATTACCTTTCAGGGTAATAACCTGACCAATCGGCGCCGGGTTATTTGGATTGTTTGGTGTAGCTACAGCAAAAGTGATCCAGTTGAGATTGTAGCCGCCAACGGGAACAGCAACTCTTAATGTTTGTGTGCCGGCAGCCAGTACCACAGTATCGGTAATGGTTGTCCAGGTTTGCCAGGCACCGGTAGCTGGTACAGCAGTGGTTGCCAGGATGGTTGCTGTTGAATCTTTCAATTGAATGCTGCCGCCACCGTTTTGGCTGGCCACGCGGTATTGTACTGCATACTTACCGGCCGTTTGTACATTCACTTTGTAATCGATGTAGTCGCCTGCATCGATATAACCTACATCCAGACCGCCACCTGTATCGGTAGTAGTTTCAGTTTGAACGCCACTCATGTTGGTGTAGTTCTCTGCCTGGATAGTACCTGGAATTGGTGCTGCGGGAGCAGGTCCCGAAGGCTGTCCACCCAACCACATAATTGCGTCGATGATGAAATTGTCCTGGGTTTGGCTGGCGAATGTTGATGACAACCCAACATTGGTAGAATAATTCATAGCGTTATGCCCGAAGTTGGCATACACCATTTTATAATTCTTGTTCGTCCAGATGATGGGGTAATAACCGCTGGTCCATTGCTGGCTGGTACCCAAAGGAAAACTGGAAGGGTCAACCGAGCAAAGTACTTTAATGTTGGCGTTTTTGCGCAGGTCGTTGCTCCAACTGTACCACTCGCTCACTGCTGAAGTAAAAGTGGTGGGCAGGCGCAGGGTGCTTGGTTGTGTGCGGTCTTCACATTTCAAAACAGCCGTGGTAGGTTCCCAGGTATTGCTTACGAAATTTCCGGTACCCAGGAAGGTGTTGTGATACCAGCTCCATTCACCGGCGTCGGTGGTAAAGGCACTAACGTGAAAGCCCATCCAGCCACCGCCATTTTCCATGTATGTCTGGAACGCGGCGCGTTGAGCGGCACTGTAAGGTGCATCATCCAAAAAGAACACTACCTGAACATCCTTCAGAAAGTTTGCATTCAGATTGTCCCAGTTGTTGGTGGCCGAGAAGGAAAATCCATACTGAGCTCCCAGGTTGGTAAACCACGGAATGGCTTCGTGAACAAAGTTAATGTGGGCTGCATCGTAAGTGCCGTTGTAAAAGGCTACTACCTTGAACTTCGGTGTTTGTGCGGTTGCACTAATTACTGTTGCAAGTAACAGCATAAGAATAGACATAAAAAGCAATAGCTGCTTTCGAAGTGTGTAGAACTTCATGAGGGCACGAGTTTTTAATAGTTAAACAAGTCTAATTAGCGCGCGTAAATTAGATAAATAAGACCTATGTGGCATAAATGTGAACAATTTGTCAAAGCACCTATTTCTACAATATAACACCTGTTACATTTCTTTCGGTTATATATTACGTAAAGGTTCTACCCGTTTGGAATTTCAATGTTTCATCTCCCCGATCGCCGCTGTATTGAAGCCGGACATTACAGTGTATCAAAACCGGACGCCACCAGCCTTTCATCCCCTGTAACCTCCTTATTTTTATACGGTTATAAACTGGCACTTATTTCGTACTTCGCTAAACAATACCGAAACCAAGACTATGTTCACCAACTATTTAAAAACCGCCTGGCGTAATCTTTTCAAGAATAAGATCTCGTCCATTATCAATATCAGCGGCCTGGCTGTTGGTATGGCTGTAACCATCCTCATTGCGCTTTGGGTGTACGATGAAGTAAGTTTTGATAAATATCATAAGAACTACGACCGCATTGTACAGGTAATGCAACACCAGCTTTATAATGGCAAATATGAAACCCAGGTTGCCAACCCGGCCGTAATGGCGGAGGAAATAAGGCGGGTGTATGGCAATGGGTTTAAATATGTGCTGCAGTCTTCCTGGAACTTCGACCATGGTCTTGCCTACGGCGATAAGATAATTTTAAAACCCGGCAGCTACTTTGAACCAGAGGTGATTGAAATGCTGAGCCTGAAGATCCTGGCCGGGTCAAAAGAAGGGTTAAGAGAAATGAACTCCATCGTTCTTTCACAATCTACCGCTACTGCGCTCTTTGGAAAGGAAGATCCTATTGGTAAAATGATCCGTGCTGATAATAAAACGAATGTAAAGGTTACAGCAGTATATGAAGACCTGCCCGACAATACCAGCTTTAAAGATCTGACCCTCATTCTACCCTGGCAATTGTACCTGAGCCAGAACCAATGGATAAAAAAAATGGAAACACCCTGGGGAAGTAACTTCACCCAAACTTTTGCCCAGGTAGCCGATAATGCAGACATAGAAAAATTGTCGGCCCGCATCCGCGATGTAAAGCTCAACAGAACAGCCCCTGAAGATAAGCGGTATAAACCGATCGTATTCCTGCAACCCATGCGCAAATGGCACCTGTATGACGAATGGAAGGAGGACATCAATATCGGTGGCCGCATTCAAACTGTATGGCTGTTTGGCATCATCGGCATTTTTGTTTTACTCCTCGCCTGCATCAACTTTATGAACCTGAGCACGGCCCGCTCCGAAAAAAGAGCCAAGGAGGTAGGCGTTAGAAAAACCATCGGCTCCAACAGAAAGCAACTGGTCGTACAGTTTTTCAGTGAGTCGGTATTAACTGCGGTGATCGCTTTTGTATTCTCCATTTTACTGGCAAGCCTTATTATGCCGTTCTTTAATTCTGTTGCCGACAAAAAGATGTCTATTCCCTGGGGGAATGCCATTTTCTGGCTGATAGGCATTTGCCTGAGCGTACTCACCGGTTTGCTGGCTGGTTTATATCCTGCCTTGTTTCTTTCTTCCTTTCAACCGGTAAAAGTGCTGAAAGGAACTTACCGCGTTGGCCGTTTTGCTTCATTACCAAGAAAAATACTGGTAGTAGCCCAGTTCACCATTTCCATTGTACTGATCATTGGAACTATTATAGTTTACAAACAGATCAATATGGGTATGAAACGGCCCATAGGCTATGTGCGTGATGGATTGGTTACCCATAACGTTTCTGATGAAATGCACAAGCATTATGAGGCATTACGTACCGAGCTGAAAAGCTCCGGCGCCATTGTGGAGATGACAGAATCCGGCAGCCCTACTACGGGTGTATGGAATACCAATGGCGGCTTCGATTGGGAAGGGAAAGATCCCAACTTTGCGGTTGACTTTCCCAACAATGCCACTACCTGGGAATATGGAAAAACAATAGGCTGGAAAATTAAACAGGGCCGCGATTTTTCCCGGGAGTTTGCCTCCGATTCGGCTGCCTTTATTTTAAACGAATCGGCCGTAGCATTTATGGGTTTGAAGGACCCCATAGGCAAAACCATTCACTGGGACCATAAGCCTTATCAAATTATTGGGGTAGTAGAAGATATGCTGGTGCAATCACCTTATAAACCGGTGCGGGCTGCGCTTTGGCATATTTCAACCGACCAGGAGAATATCTTCATTATGAAAATGAACCCTACCTGGAGTGTTAGCAGGGCGCTGGCGAAAATAGAAAGCACTTTTAAAAAATACGATCCGTCCTCACCATTTAAAGCTGAATTCGCCGATGAACAGTTTGCCAACAAATTTGACAACGAAAAACGTATTGGGAAACTGTCTACTTTCTTTGCCATCCTTGCTGTGTTTATCTCCTGTCTTGGATTGTTTGGCTTAACCTCGTTCATGGCGGAACAACGCGTAAAGGAAATCGGGATCCGCAATGTAT
The Niastella koreensis GR20-10 genome window above contains:
- a CDS encoding alpha/beta hydrolase; amino-acid sequence: MIFYNWDFYCVQIHDNEVSFIEEAEKTITQDGISVKIHIVKPVGAKKDLPVFMFFHGGGWVLGDNPTHRRFVRDLVVESGLVAVFPDYTPSPEAHFPVAINQAYAATQWVSLHGDEIGVNGKKPAVAGNSVGGNMTTVVALMAKEKKGPEIKQQVLFWPVTDASFETGSY
- a CDS encoding carbohydrate-binding protein, whose protein sequence is MKFYTLRKQLLLFMSILMLLLATVISATAQTPKFKVVAFYNGTYDAAHINFVHEAIPWFTNLGAQYGFSFSATNNWDNLNANFLKDVQVVFFLDDAPYSAAQRAAFQTYMENGGGWMGFHVSAFTTDAGEWSWYHNTFLGTGNFVSNTWEPTTAVLKCEDRTQPSTLRLPTTFTSAVSEWYSWSNDLRKNANIKVLCSVDPSSFPLGTSQQWTSGYYPIIWTNKNYKMVYANFGHNAMNYSTNVGLSSTFASQTQDNFIIDAIMWLGGQPSGPAPAAPIPGTIQAENYTNMSGVQTETTTDTGGGLDVGYIDAGDYIDYKVNVQTAGKYAVQYRVASQNGGGSIQLKDSTATILATTAVPATGAWQTWTTITDTVVLAAGTQTLRVAVPVGGYNLNWITFAVATPNNPNNPAPIGQVITLKGNNGFYVSGENGAKAMTCTRTAPQAWEQFTVLDAGNGKVNLRSMGQYVSSENGTKAITCNRPAPQGWEAFDWIVNTDGSISLRGNNGFFVSSENGEEAMTCNRPTASGWEKFNFAIVSGARVLAAQSIIATPTEKEAFPNPFTTSLHYTVPEKYSTHTVTVYDFSGKQILHYNVNNRLGTYTLDGSRLPKGLYILDISSGDFHKRMKVQKDK
- a CDS encoding ABC transporter permease gives rise to the protein MFTNYLKTAWRNLFKNKISSIINISGLAVGMAVTILIALWVYDEVSFDKYHKNYDRIVQVMQHQLYNGKYETQVANPAVMAEEIRRVYGNGFKYVLQSSWNFDHGLAYGDKIILKPGSYFEPEVIEMLSLKILAGSKEGLREMNSIVLSQSTATALFGKEDPIGKMIRADNKTNVKVTAVYEDLPDNTSFKDLTLILPWQLYLSQNQWIKKMETPWGSNFTQTFAQVADNADIEKLSARIRDVKLNRTAPEDKRYKPIVFLQPMRKWHLYDEWKEDINIGGRIQTVWLFGIIGIFVLLLACINFMNLSTARSEKRAKEVGVRKTIGSNRKQLVVQFFSESVLTAVIAFVFSILLASLIMPFFNSVADKKMSIPWGNAIFWLIGICLSVLTGLLAGLYPALFLSSFQPVKVLKGTYRVGRFASLPRKILVVAQFTISIVLIIGTIIVYKQINMGMKRPIGYVRDGLVTHNVSDEMHKHYEALRTELKSSGAIVEMTESGSPTTGVWNTNGGFDWEGKDPNFAVDFPNNATTWEYGKTIGWKIKQGRDFSREFASDSAAFILNESAVAFMGLKDPIGKTIHWDHKPYQIIGVVEDMLVQSPYKPVRAALWHISTDQENIFIMKMNPTWSVSRALAKIESTFKKYDPSSPFKAEFADEQFANKFDNEKRIGKLSTFFAILAVFISCLGLFGLTSFMAEQRVKEIGIRNVLGASVLNIWQLLSKDFILLVLLSCLIAIPIAFYYMHTWLQKYDFRTDISWWVFAVSAIGALAITLITVSFQAIKAALANPVKSLRTE